The sequence taaaatgattaACAAAACCCTTTCCATGTAGCCATTTTTTGTTGAGGAACTCATAGAtgttaaataaatactttattgGGATTCTTTCATAAATGTTTCCAGACATTTACTTCACTTcaggaaatacttttttattttttgttagttcccacccgaggatattttttccattgatttttagagagtggaagggcaggagagagacagagaaagagaaacatcaatatgagaaagactcgattggttgcctcccacacgtgccccgaccaggttagggattgagcctgcaactgaggtacgtgccctcaACCCCCttaacccttcagtccaaaggccgacattctaaccactgagcaactgacTAGGGCTGGGAAATACTTTTTCTTCCTTGAATCTCCtgttgcttttcattttgataattcAGATATGTAGGTtttatatgttgttttgttttacttagcCAAGCGACATTGTATCTTTAGCATATGAAACTGAAGTTTCATGAAAATGACTCCATGTAAGGGGATGACTTTCCATAGATCattagtctattttattttattttctaggaaATAACAGTACAACAGCTAATGGCTCATTTGGACTCTATCAGGAAAGACATGGTCATCCTAGAGAAAAGTGAATTTGCAAATCTGAGAGCAGAGAACGAGGTGACACAAGTTTCAGTTTATTACTAATAAAATAACTGACTTCACAAGTGGTCTACTTGATAATTTTATGTGGTTACTAAATAATTATTTACaaatttttagataaaaatagaCTATATGTTTAACCATACCTAATCTTATGATGTATAAAGCATAGTTTCTTGCATAGTAAAGAATAAGAgttgtattttatatgtataaaagtcACTTAGATATTTAAACTCTTTATATTATATACAATTTTAGAATAGCGCATAGTATAATGTTCTCAAAACTGAAtggtattttccattttattttattctgcacTAATTAgtcatttaagagaaaaatatgtttttttttaattcaggggAAATTTGTTATCCAGTAGATTAACTGTTTTTAAATGTAGAATAtcagttgttttaaaaagtagaaaactaaaacataaatatattttctaatgatttcctaagaattattttctaaatatgatgaattattcttttttatctttatttttaatcaaatccTTAGATCACCCAGTTTTTGCTAATCTAGGGTTTCAAATTTTATGAGGAAAAAATCATAATCATAATATAGGCTTTTGGTTTAATGCTAATTGTATGTGATCTTTCTTACATCTAGAAAATGAAGAGTGAATTAGAACAAGTTAAGCAACAATTAATAGTAAGTGAAATGTTtcttcccatttaaaaatattttattattttcaaaatactcGTTACAAGAtcacactttaaatatttttactttctttaaagaATGAAACCAGTCGAATCAGAGCAGATAATAAACTGGATATCAACCTAGAAAGGAGCAGAGTAACAGATATGGTAATGAgcttttaaatgcattttcttgGTTGCTTGCTGCTTTTTAATCCCTGTTAGTCTTTTTTCTTAATCTCCTGATGCATCATATCCTTTAGTTTACAGATCAAGAAAAGAAACTTATGGAAGCAACCACAGAATTTACCAAAAAGGTAAGTTAGTATGTAAAAATTTCTCTTTTGTACATCTCTCAGGCCTTGTGTACCTTCTTTTATGTGTATCATTTTATAAGTTTGGACTTTAAACAGCTAGCCCTAAAGAATCCATGATTTCCTCATAGCTTTTATGGTTGACCAGCACTGGGGATAATGCCACGAGGTGGGTGATAGTACCTGAGCTGTGAGCTCTGACCGCTGAGTCAGAACCAAGCTTTCCTGGTAGCATACTTTTTTCAAACTAAATTActttcatataaaaaataaaggattcaTAATTAGTATTTAAGTGTCTAGATTAAAttacctttaaattttaaaaaataatagtaaatatttaatgagtgctTATTACATGTTAGATATTGTTCTACTTGCtttacttttgtcttttatttaatccttacacaTCAGCCTCTGTGAGGCAGGCAGGCTTATTCC is a genomic window of Myotis daubentonii chromosome 9, mMyoDau2.1, whole genome shotgun sequence containing:
- the CCDC90B gene encoding coiled-coil domain-containing protein 90B, mitochondrial isoform X5 — protein: MVTQAQQEITVQQLMAHLDSIRKDMVILEKSEFANLRAENEKMKSELEQVKQQLINETSRIRADNKLDINLERSRVTDMFTDQEKKLMEATTEFTKKDTITKSIISETSNKIDTEIASLKTLMESNKLETIRYLAASVFTCLAIALGFYRFWK